The candidate division WOR-3 bacterium genome contains the following window.
TATCATTTCCGTAAGCTCTCAACAGAAGGTCAAAAGAAGGATAAAACCAGGCAAATTTTTCGTCGTCTTTAGCCGTCAGATAAACGGCGGGTCTCAGATAGAAATTCCCCAGAGGGAACAGCATTTCCGCGCCAAATGCCGGAGCGTTTTCGATTACTCCTCCTGAAAAGCCAAGCGATATCCTGGAGGGCTGTTCCCAGTAATAATCAAGTTCGGGAACAGGTTCGGCAAAAACAGCCAATGGGATGAAAATCGCAAATAATAAAAGTTTCATCACTGCCTCCTTTTTAGTTTCCCATATAATATATCAGAATAAATCCTATATTACGAAATTCTTTCGGCGTCGAAGACGATTTTTCCGCCGACAAAAACTTTTAAGACGCAAACGGGCAAAATAATTCCTTCGAAGGGAGTGTTTTTCGGTTTTCCCTCCAGTTTGTCTTTTTGAATCCTGTTTTTTTTAAAGTTCCACACAGATACGTCCGCCGGCATTCCAGGCAAAAGCCTTCCGAGTTTAAGTCCGAATCTGTCCGCAGGCTTTGTGGTTACAAGCGAGACTGCCTTTTCAAAACCGGTTTCGGACGCGACCTTTCCAAAAATAACTCCGCCCAAAGTCTGAAATCCTATGACTCCTTTCGGGACTTCGCTGAGCTCGCGTTTTTTTTCCTCTTCGGAATGGCCGGCGTGATCTGTTGCGATCATGTCAATGGTTCCGTCTGCGAGACCGGCGAGAATCTCTCTGCGGTCTCTTTCGTTCCTAAGAGGCGGATTCATAACTGCGTCGCCCAGGCTTTTCCCAAGCCTCGAACAGGTAAAGTATATGTGATGCGGAGTGGCGTCGGCGCTGACTCGCAGTCCTTTTGCCTTGGCTTTTCTTATAAGTTCCACTGAAATTTTCGAAGAGACGTGCGTGAAATGAATGCCGGACAAAGTGTTTTCAAGCGCGGCAATGTTTCTTTCTATACATCGCGCTTCGCTGTTCGGATCTATTCCCTGCACCCGGAAACGCCGGGACCAGAATCCTTCGAGTACGATCCCCGTTCCGGCTGTTCTTTCGTCTTCCGGATGCTGTATCAGAACGCGTCCGGCTCCGCATATCCTTTCAGCGGCTTTTCTTATCATGTGGTCTCTGACGGGCATTCCGTCGTCGCTGAAAGCTATCGCTCCAGCTTCAGACATAGTCTCTATGTCCGTCAGTGTTTTTCCTTTCAGTCCTTTGCTAACGGCACCGACAGGAAAGACCCTGCAGTGAGCTTTTTTATAGATGAGCTCTTCCAGTTTTCTCAGCCTATCAGGCGTGTCCGTAACGGGTTTCGTGTTCGCCATGGCAAAA
Protein-coding sequences here:
- a CDS encoding dihydroorotase; amino-acid sequence: MADTTVLSGGFIIPDPPHCGFLSDLVIHKDKIADILPYKKAKGSIVIGVEGCIVTPGFIDVHAHLREPGYTYKDDIRFATWAAVSGGITSAFAMANTKPVTDTPDRLRKLEELIYKKAHCRVFPVGAVSKGLKGKTLTDIETMSEAGAIAFSDDGMPVRDHMIRKAAERICGAGRVLIQHPEDERTAGTGIVLEGFWSRRFRVQGIDPNSEARCIERNIAALENTLSGIHFTHVSSKISVELIRKAKAKGLRVSADATPHHIYFTCSRLGKSLGDAVMNPPLRNERDRREILAGLADGTIDMIATDHAGHSEEEKKRELSEVPKGVIGFQTLGGVIFGKVASETGFEKAVSLVTTKPADRFGLKLGRLLPGMPADVSVWNFKKNRIQKDKLEGKPKNTPFEGIILPVCVLKVFVGGKIVFDAERIS